One genomic segment of Balaenoptera musculus isolate JJ_BM4_2016_0621 chromosome 11, mBalMus1.pri.v3, whole genome shotgun sequence includes these proteins:
- the LOC118903536 gene encoding LOW QUALITY PROTEIN: olfactory receptor 10C1-like (The sequence of the model RefSeq protein was modified relative to this genomic sequence to represent the inferred CDS: substituted 1 base at 1 genomic stop codon), protein MSLNCSLWQDNSVSVKHFAFAKFSEVTEQCFLLFTLILLMFSASLTGNALIAFAIWTNPVLHTPMYFFLANLSLLEIGYTCSVIPKMLQSLVSEVQGVSQKGCATQMFFFTLFGISECCLLAAMALDRYVAICSPLHYATRMSRGVCVHLAMVSWGVGCIVGLGQTNYIFSLNFCGPCEIDHFFCDLPPILALACGDTSHNEAAVFAVAILCISSPFLLIIASXSRILAAVLIMPSPEGRQKALSTCSSHLFVVTLFYGSGSVTYLMPKASHSPGMDKLLALFYTVVTPMLNPIIYSLRNNEVKAALWRTLGKKKVLTHG, encoded by the coding sequence ATGAGCCTCAATTGTTCCTTGTGGCAGGACAACAGCGTGTCTGTGAAACACTTTGCATTTGCCAAATTCTCTGAGGTCACCGAAcagtgtttccttttatttacccTCATCCTACTCATGTTCTCAGCATCACTGACAGGCAATGCTCTCATAGCCTTTGCCATCTGGACCAACCCGGTCCTCCATACCCCCATGTACTTCTTCCTGGCCAACTTGTCTCTTTTGGAGATTGGCTACACTTGCTCTGTCATACCCAAGATGCTGCAGAGCCTTGTGAGTGAGGTCCAAGGAGTTTCCCAGAAGGGTTGCGCTACACAGAtgtttttctttacattattTGGTATCAGTGAGTGCTGTCTTTTGGCAGCCATGGCTTTGGACCGCTATGTGGCCATATGCTCCCCACTTCACTATGCAACACGAATGAGTCGTGGAGTGTGTGTccatttggcaatggtttcttgggGAGTGGGATGCATTGTAGGCTTGGGCCAGACCaactatattttctctttgaacttCTGTGGCCCCTGTGAAATAGACCACTTCTTCTGTGACCTCCCCCCTATCCTGGCACTAGCCTGTGGGGATACATCCCATAATGAGGCTGCAGTCTTTGCTGTGGCCATCCTTTGCATTTCCAGCCCATTTTTATTAATCATTGCTTCTTAAAGCAGAATTCTAGCTGCTGTGCTGATCATGCCCTCCCCTGAAGGCCGCCAAAAAGCTCTTTCCACCTGCTCTTCCCACCTATTTGTAGTAACACTCTTCTATGGCTCAGGATCTGTCACCTACTTAATGCCCAAGGCTAGCCATTCACCAGGGATGGATAAACTCCTGGCCCTCTTCTATACAGTGGTGACTCCCATGCTCAATCCTATCATCTATAGTTTACGGAACAACGAAGTCAAGGCAGCTCTTTGGAGAACTCTGGGTAAGAAAAAAGTTTTGACTCATGGGTAG